The DNA segment GGCAGTGTGGTgccattaaataaaaagtaTGTCTGCTCGAACTCGGTTGAGTATATGTCTCTAACATTTTCTATTTCAAATGAGGGAAGCGCTATCTGTTTTACGTCGTAGTACTTGTGCAAAAAAAGAACTGCATAATCGTTGTTAAttagaatattttgaagtCTATCACCAATATgtcttttattataaatattttcttcaattggtCTCGAGCCACCTTCATGTACCTCATCAGTTGAAGAACTACCTGTTGTTTGGATGGTATATAAGGTTGCGATTGGTTGTTGTTCTGGCATTGTTGCGATGCTCGGCTTATTTTCCTATgctttattattttataacggaaattaaagaattaagtaaatataaattgaagtattaagtaaatataaatcataGAATCCTCAGGGTTTAAAtaccaaatatttctacAAATCTTAAACTAAGGATTTGCGTTTGCGCATGCAATGGCTGCCATGCTAAACTGAAATAGTACCAGAGATCTTTGTGTCACGGCACTCGGATCTGTCACTTGCCGGTAAATCCTCGGAGAATTTACCGTCTCCCCGCCTTTTCGTCTTCCCTGTTCTCTCGCTCCATTGCCCaccaaatatttgaaattcaaCACACAGTACAACTTGTTACCCGCAGTTACAGTTATGCGCCCGCGCGGTGTGACACTTGGAAAACAGAAAACCACACTGATCGTCGATCACAGTCAGTCACTTGAGTACACCAGCTGATGTTGTATTCTCCAATTTCGTTGAGATAGTAACTGGGCGTACTGGGAAGATATACTTCTATCAGTGCTGTTGTAATAGTAGTTTGTAATTAGTCGAGTTGTAATTGCTTGTCTTATGtctatattcattatatacattataGCTGTGTCATGATTGATATACATGCCTTTCTGCATCTCTATGTCTTGCAGTGAGTAAGTATAATTCTGTTAACACATTCTTACAATGTTACATGACACCCATATCTTTTCACCTGTAACTAAATGTGATCAGTAAGGTTAATTTCTACGCGGTCACAGTGCCGAAAATAGAAATTCAAGCATTACTCATActtcaacaaaaatatatttctacCATATTTAAGAGATCAACTACTGCAACCAACTTCTGAACATTGGGCACCATCTTTACCATCATTTCAGTAGCTATAAACACCACCGTACgtattgaaatataactCTCCATGAAATGCATTTTCTTTACCAATGTCATCATAAACATCAGCAACCCCAGTATGATCATTTTTTTCGGCAGCAATACAATATTTCCAACCATGGTTATTATCGAACCAGTCGTAGACAGTAGAATcatattcttcttcttctatttGTCTATCCTCCGCTACCTCTCTAGAAAGATCAGAATTTGAATCATcataattaattgaaatcCATTCTACATCAACAGCTCCACCATCccttttaaataatgtgGCATTTTTAGTATGTCTTGGAGTAGATTCCAAAGAGCCAGGATTACTATCAGAGATAATATCTTGTAACATAACATTCCAATCTTGTCCCATGTGAGCACCTATATGATACCCCAAACTTGAATTCCAGTTcaagataatattattcacACTTGAGGCGTTAAATATATCCCTTTTGACTAGAGCAGAAGCAGAGAGATTTGTTATACCAATTAAATTTAGGCCAACACTGGACAATGTGTCTGCTATATAAATCTCAACATCCGGAGCAACTGTTGACAACACATAGcctttattttctaaaaagTATTTCTAGTCGACCTTTTTGATGTGGCAGACTGAGATCCACTCCATGTAACTAATTCCAGCCTGCGCAGCTGCGGCAACCAAGATAATGGCTGCGGCAACCCAGCCAACCCGGTACAATTGGTGGACAATTAGAAGCAAACCAAGCACCAGCTACCCCGCCGACTGCTACCACAATGTTGTGACTAGCACGCGAAGCAAAAATTGTccatttatttcttttgcaCACAGTTACTGTGGATTCTGTTGGCTGTAAAGGAATTAAATTAGAATTCAATGATCGTCTTGagataatatcattaattgcatagaatagaaaataaactATAATATAACCGATTAAGGCTCGAATATATCTTAAAATTTCGGATTTGCGGAACTTCAAACTAGAACACCATTTTTCGTTGTTACCCGGTTCTACCATCTTGAAAACGAGTTATAAAAAAGGATGCGTCTCCAAGTCAAAACGATATTGTGATTGTTGCCAGGGGTTTGACTCTCATCTCTGTTAAGTGATAGTTAAAAGGCCAATTTAGAAATAAAGTAtaaaacaagaaaataaGAACACAAAGTACCATATTTAAGTTGGTTTTAtacatttataaaaatagtAGTAGATGAAGTTTGTTAACGATTTGTGCAGTAATTAAATGTCTTACTATGAAAAAACTACCGGACGTAGATTCTGGTGGAACCATGTGGACAATATTCATATATCCACATCGCTTGCTTACAGTTAAACTATATCAATTGAGCAACATTTATTGAGCTCATTCAATCAACAGGTTCTATCATAAGCTGCTCATGAGCATAACTATTTGTGCTGCAACTATTGTGTTGTAAGCTGGGTTTTGTATTAggaaatatttgatatacAACATCCTGATGCTGTGTctttaaaacaaataatggTTGCAAAAATGACATCAATGGAACCGTGCAGAGACGGGGCCTAGGAAACAGCAACTTAGACGAAGTTAcaacattttcaattggCAATGGCAATGCAGTCGTCGTCTGGTACCAACACAATTGAGATCCCTGGTAACTGTGCGCTTGGTTGCATCGTTTAGTGCAGTGCAATTGGATGCTGCTCCAGGAACACTGCCGAAGTAAATGTGCAGAAAAGTGGAAACGCTTCTCTGATAAGGGAACCGTTTACTATCCCAgctgaaattgaaaagagaACACCGCGTATGCCCCACTCCTGAGAGCACCGCCCAACCATATTCTTTCTCTGTAAACGAGGCACACAAAACGCGCAACGTAGTTTTAAACACTTGTGCACgaatatatacttttaaaatctttggttctaaaaaataaatactgTTAGTAATAGTCGCAGAAGCTCAAGAAGTAGCAATTTTCGTCGGCTTTATAAACATGTCTTGACAGTGCGGATATCTCTAGCTTCTCTGAAAACAACTACTTCAagattgaaaaaaatgtgGTCCATTGCTTTTCCGCGCTGGGAAATCACAATCCATACTAAATAGGAAATTGGAAGAACCTGTTGGGAAATACCGTGGTTTTTTCCCTTGGGTCAGCCATGTTTGTCGCTGAAACAGAAGACGCGCGGCATTTCATTTCCCTTTTCGGCAGAAATAAGAAATTTCGTCATGCTAGAGAGATATCCGCAGAAGGAACTTCTTTTTCCCAGCACTCTCGTTGGGACATCGCGTCTTCCAGAGATATTGCAGGTGCGGAGTGATGAAGTTACAACCGTTGGTAGTTAGTGCTGCGCAGTACTACGTCAGAGCAAACATAAGTCTCTAATCCACAGTAACCAACGTTCGTTTAGGTCATTGGCCTATTCAGAAGTCCGAGGAGAACATATTTGTTTCCTGACAACGCAGAAAATGTTAACTACTTCGCAGTATGGGAGCTGTTGCAGCCGATATGCCGTTGCAGGGACACACAATTGCTGCTGGTGCTTCCTAGCCGCCACCATACTGTGaagttttttctttgagaTTCAATTGGCGGAtgttttatgttttttaaatGGGCAACGGTTGCGAAAATATGATGATTAAACAATGCTTACACTCCTATGGACTGAGCATCCGTTTAATAAAACTCTATAGCAATAAACATGTTTGCTTCTATGGACGTAGTTGGTAGAATGAATGAANNNNNNNNNNNNNNNNNNNNCTACAGATAAGTTAGATTGTAGAACAGTTAATGTAGGTAAGCCTGAAAGCTGTGCCATAGCCGCCGTAATATTTTGTAcatttaaaagatattc comes from the Tetrapisispora phaffii CBS 4417 chromosome 1, complete genome genome and includes:
- the TPHA0A00100 gene encoding uncharacterized protein, which produces MGQDWNVMLQDIISDSNPGSLESTPRHTKNATLFKRDGGAVDVEWISINYDDSNSDLSREVAEDRQIEEEEYDSTVYDWFDNNHGWKYCIAAEKNDHTGVADVYDDIGKENAFHGELYFNTYGGVYSY